The nucleotide window ACCTGTTTGTATCTGTGGTGGCGAAAGACGATCCGCGCACAAAAGCAGTGTGCGAGCAACAGGGCATCGACCCAGCCAGGGCAATGGGGGGCGCAAGTTTTATGTGGCAAGCTAACGAAGATACGGAAACGCCCAACCCCGACAATGCAGCGGTATTGATCGATTTGCCCGATGACGAGACGGGGCGATCGGGAAAGCTACTGCGCGATCGGGGTTATGTCGAAAAAATTCCAGTGGTGAGCCGCTATTGGTTTGGGCAAGACGGCATTCTAACCATCGATACGGAATATGACAAAAACCAGGGTCAGGAGCGGTGCTGGTTTATTACCGATGATTTTCGCGTGCGGGTCAGCACCGTACGCATGATGAATGGGGTGTACCTCATGACCTATTGTTCGGAGCGGCGCTGCATCTCCGAGTCGATGCTTGCACAAATGCTGAAAAATAACTTAGCACGTGCAGAAGGCTAGCACTAACATTAAGGATTGTTGCTTACTTTTTTATATTCGTTACATCTGGCTGGGAATTTCCTATTCTCAAGGTCTAGAGGATGGGAATTTCCATATCCGTTATAAAAAATAATTTATGTATAAGCCGTTTCTCGAGCATCTGGAACAATCGCTATTCCAAAAATTTGATTTACAGACCTGTCCAATTCCGGCAGGATTAGAGCACCAGGTGAGCGATCGCGGCAAGAATCCCGCAACTATTCGCAGTTGGCACTACCGCTGTCCCGAACTGCGGAAAATTCGCTACACCTACATTGATGCGGGTGCCAGTGCCCAGATCTTTAATAGCGTCATTTATCCCAGCCATCACTATGAATTGCCTCTACTGGGCATAGATTTTCTTTCGTTCGGACAGGTCAAAAACCTGATCGTGATGGACTTTCAGCCATTATTCCAAGACGAATCCTACCTAAACAAATACATTCGCCCCCTCAAGGAATTGCACGATAAATATCCAGACCTGGCTCAGGACTTGGAAATGAAGTTTTACGATGCCAACCAGTACTTCTCCAAATATTTGTTATTTGCCAAAACCGACTCGGAAACCGTGAAAACGCGAGTATTCGATGCCTTTAAGGATTATCTCACTCTCTACTGGCGCATGTTGGATACCGCCACTCCATCTAGCGATCCAGAGGACGTGCGACGGATTGTCAAAGCCCAAAAGAATTACGATCAGTACAGTGCCGATCGCGACCCCGCCTCGGGTTTATTCAGCAGCTACTTTGGACATGCATGGGCAGAGCGCTTTTTATACGAATTTCTATTTTCCGATGCCGTACCGCTAGCCACTGGAAAAGCGATGAGGTAAGCCCAGGTTAATCCCTATGACTTTATATCAACCTTTTTTAGACTATGCGATCGCCCGCTTGCACGAACGCCTGGACTTGCAACCTTACCCAATTCCGGCAGGCTTTGAGTCTAAATCGGCGATCGTGGGTAAAGGCAAGAATCAGTCAGAGGTCTTGACGACTAGCCATGCCTACCAGTCTGCCAAACTGCGGCAAATTCGCGCTGCCCACGTGCAGGGTGGCGATGCCCTCCAGGTGTTAAATTTCGTCATTTTTCCACACCTCAACTACGACCTGCCTTTTTTTGGGGCGGATTTAGTCACGCTGCCAGGAGGACACCTGATTGCTCTGGACATGCAGCCCCTG belongs to Pseudanabaena sp. PCC 6802 and includes:
- a CDS encoding phycobiliprotein lyase, with the protein product MHATFPTTMMDFFRKSEGVWFTQRSVHHFDSAGDESGESNLFVSVVAKDDPRTKAVCEQQGIDPARAMGGASFMWQANEDTETPNPDNAAVLIDLPDDETGRSGKLLRDRGYVEKIPVVSRYWFGQDGILTIDTEYDKNQGQERCWFITDDFRVRVSTVRMMNGVYLMTYCSERRCISESMLAQMLKNNLARAEG
- a CDS encoding 15,16-dihydrobiliverdin:ferredoxin oxidoreductase, whose product is MYKPFLEHLEQSLFQKFDLQTCPIPAGLEHQVSDRGKNPATIRSWHYRCPELRKIRYTYIDAGASAQIFNSVIYPSHHYELPLLGIDFLSFGQVKNLIVMDFQPLFQDESYLNKYIRPLKELHDKYPDLAQDLEMKFYDANQYFSKYLLFAKTDSETVKTRVFDAFKDYLTLYWRMLDTATPSSDPEDVRRIVKAQKNYDQYSADRDPASGLFSSYFGHAWAERFLYEFLFSDAVPLATGKAMR